A region of the Candidatus Hydrogenedentota bacterium genome:
ATGTAGAAGCAGGTCGCCAGCCAGGGCATTACTTTGGCCAGGCCGCCCATGTCCGGGATCACGCGGGTGTGGGTGCGCCCGTAAACCATGCCGATGAGGCCGAAGAAGAGACCCGTCATGATGCCGTGGCTGAACATCTGGAGCACGGCGCCCTTGAAGCCCATCAGGTTCAAGGTGGCCACGCCGAAGAGCACGAAACCGCAGTGACTCACGGAGGAGTAGGCCGTGAAATACTTCAGGTCCTTCTGCATCACCGCGCCGAAAGAGCCGTAGAGAATGTTGATCGTGGTGAGGCCCATGAAGAAGAGGCCCCAGTCCTTCGCGCCTTCCGGCAGGAGGTAGACGGCGATGCGCAGGGCGCCGTAGCCGCCCAGTTTCATCAGCACGCCCGCGTGGAGCATCGATACGGCCGTGGGCGCGGAACTGTGGCCGTCGGGCGACCACGTGTGGAAGGGAAACAGCGCGCCGAGCACGCCGAAGCCCACGAAAATCATGGGGAAGAACCACCACTGGAAGCGATCGGAATAATCCACCGTGGCGAGCCGCTGCAGGTCGAAGGTGTGGAGGCCCGACTCGTGGAAGAGGGCCAGCATCCCCACGAGCACAAAGGCGCTCCCCGCCAGCAGCATGATGGTGAGCTTCATGGCCGCGTACTCTTTGGGCCCCGTGCCCCAGATGCCAATCAGGAGGTACATGGGCAGCACGGCGAGCTCGTAGAACATGAAGAACAGGAAAAGATCGTAGGTGAGGAATACGCCGAAGACGCCCGCCACCAGCAGGAGGAGCAGGGCGAAGAATTCCTTCGTGCGCGTTTCCACATTCCAACTGGCCAGCACGCCGCAAAAGATGATGAGCGCGGTGAGAATGACCATGCTTACGGAAATCCCGTCGATGCCCAGGTAATACTGAATGCCGAGCGGTTCAAACCAGGTGAAGCGCTCCACCAGATAGAGCGTCGTCTGCGTGGCGGTGCGGAAGCCTTCCACGTCCGCCCGGGATTCCACCCAGTAGCGCCACGTCACGACCGCGGTCAGCACCAGGCCCAGCCCCGTGCCGGCGAGGGAGATCCACCGGATCGCGCGCCAGTGCCGATCCGGCACGAACAGTACCGCGACCATGGTCAGGAACGGCACGGCTATGAGCCAACTGAGAAGACCCATGTTAGTTCCTTACTCTCCTACGACAATTGGACACGCGCTAGGCCAGCGCGCACCACAGCATCAACATCAAAAAGGCCACGCCGCCGGTAAACCACAGGCCATAGGTCTGGACTTGACCCGTCTGCGTGCGACTCAGCAGCCAGCCACCCTGGCGCGTGAGCCAGCCGCTGGCATCCACCCCGCCATCCACCACGCGCTTGTCGAACCAGGCGATGGGGCGGGCGATATTGCGAAAAATTATCCGGTGCGTGACAAAGAGATAGAGTTCATCAAAGTAGAACTTCTGCTTCACCGTGCGGTAGACGACGCCCAGGCCATTGGCCGCTGCGCGGGCGCGAGCGCCATCGCCCAGGTAAAGGAAGGCCGCGACCGAGATACCCAGAAGCGCCGCCACCGTCGCGGGCACCGCAATCGCCAGGTTGATCCCGTGGTGGGCCTCATGGGCGCCCAGGCTCACATATTCACCCATGGGAATGAAACCCGTGACGCTGGAAAGCACCGCCAGGAAGGCCATGGGCATCCACATGAGCGCGGGCGCCTCATGGGCGTGTCCAGCGCCATCGCCACGCCCTTTGCCCCAGAAGGTGACAAAGTAGATACGAAACATGTAGAACGCGGTGAGCCCGGCCACGAGCATGGCCACGCCGAAAATTACATAGTGCCCCCCGGCCAGCGCCGAGGCGAGGATCTCATCTTTCGAGAAGAAGCCGGCAAAGGGCCAGATGCCGCTGATAGCGAGGGTGGCAATAAGGAAAGTGATGTGGGTAATCGGCATCTTCTTCGCCAGACCGCCCATCTCCCAGATCGAGTTCGTGTGGACCGCGTGAATCACCGAACCCGCGCCGAGGAAAAGCAGGGCCTTGAAGAAGGCATGGGTGAAAAGGTGAAACATGCTCGCGGTATAGCCCAGCGTGTGTTCCGACGAACTCACCCCGAGGGCGAGCATCATGTAGCCCAGTTGGCTCAAAGTCGAGAAGGCCAGTACCCGTTTGATGTCGTCCTGGGTCATGCCGATGACCGCCGCGAAAAGGCTGGTGAAGGCACCGACACAAGCCACCACCAGAAGGGCCGTGCCGCTGAAGGCGAAAGCCGGAAAAAGCCGCGCCACGAGATACACGCCCGCCACCACCATGGTTGCCGCGTGAATCAGCGCGGAGACGGGCGTGGGGCCCTCCATCGCGTCGGGCAGCCAGATGTGAAGGGGAAACATGGCGCTCTTGCCCGCCGCACCCATGTAGACCAGAATCATGGCCAGACTGAGGAGGTTCATGCCGATGAAGGTGAGCCCGAGCCCGGAAAACTTCTCCAGGAAGAGGGGATGATTCAGGTAAGCAAAATCCACCGGCTGCACGTTCGCGAGCCCATTCGCGACTGCGTCCGCGTCCACGCTCCACTCGGGGTATATCTGGAAGCCGAAGTAGCTCAGCAGGATCACCCCGATGAGGAAGCCCAGATCCGCGAAGCGCGTGACGATGAACGCCTTTTTCGACGCCGAAACGGCCGAGGGCTTGTTGTAGTAGTAGCCGATCAACAGAAAGCTGCTGACGCCCACGAGCTCCCAGCAAACGTACATCTGAATGATGTTGGGCGAGACCACCAGGCCCAGCATGCTGAAGGTAAAGAGATTCAGGTAGGTAAAGTAGCGGCCAAAACCATACTCCCCGTGCATGTAGGCGTTGCTGTAGGTATGCACGAGGAAGCTCACCGTGGTGACGACGCACATGAGCATGACGGAGATGGGATCCACCAGTACGCCCACATTCACCGTGAGTCCCGGCATGTAGCTGAGCCACGCAAAGGACCAGGGCACAAGAATGGGGTGTTCGTGTCCTGCCGGATAGGCGGTGAAATACTGGTAGCCCAGCGTATAGGCGCACAGGGCCGAAGCCAGAATGGAGAGCGTCGCCACCACGCCCGCCGCCCGCTTCGAAATCGGGCTGATGAAGAGTCCATTCAGCGCGAAGGAAACCAGCGGAAAGGCGGGGATCAGCCACGCGTGCTGTATCATCCAGCCTGAAGTGCCGTCCATCGCCCTACCCTTTCATCATATTCATTTGATTGACATCCACGGTGGCGCGCATCCGATAGAGCGCCACCACAATCGCCATCCCCACCACCACCTCGGCCGCCGCCATCACGATGACGAAAATCGCCATGATGTGCCCGTCCACCTGTTCGGGCGCGACATGGCGATTGAACGCCACAAAGTTCATCGCGGCCGAATTCAGCATGATTTCCACCGACATGAGAATGGCAATCGCGTTTCTCCGGGTCAGCAGCCCGTAGAGGCCAATGGCGTACAGGATCGCCGAGAGCGTCAACCATTCCCGAAGTCCGGGAGCATATCCCGCGAGCAACTCCGTCATCGTCCGTACTCCCCATTGCTGTCGTCATCCTGCTGGCGCACCTGCTCCGATATGGTTTCCCCGATTTGGTCCCCGCCCGTGGTGAAGGGCTGGTTCCTCGGTGGGGTCTTTCGCGCGATGACCGTGCCGCCAATAACGGCGACCAGCAGCAGCAGCGAGATCACCTCGAAGGGCAACAGGTAGCCCGCACCACTTCGGTCCAGCAGGCCGAGGCCGATCATGCGAATCTCCTCGGCGGGCCGTACGCCGTGGGTGGAGGTCGCAAAGTCGGTGGCCCGCAGGGCCGCGCCCGACATCAGCATAAACGCGATGGAGAAAACCGCGCCCATAAGCTTCGTGCGCGGTCCCGGCTGGTCTTCCCGCAATTCCGACGACCGCGTGAGCATGATGGCAAAAACAATAAGCACCACGATGCCGCCCACATAGACAAGAATCTGGACACCCGCCAGGAACTCGGCCGCAAGCATGACGTAGTAGCCCGCACTGAGCGCCAGCATTCCCATCAGGGCGAGGGCCGCGCGAAGCAGTTGACGCGCGCTGACCACGGCCACGGCCAGGGCGATCACGGCGATGGAAAGCCCGTAAAAGACGACGGTGTAGGTGGCTTCCGCGATCATGGGGCCACCGCCGTGCTTCCCGCGTGGGACACGGGGCATTCCTGGACCTTGGGGGCGCCGATGGCCGGGAGATTCGGTAGACCCGTGCCACCCAGCGGGATGGGCCCGCCGTAGCGTGATCGCCAGTCAATCATCCGCGCACGTACCGCCGGGTCCTGCTCATCCTGAATCAGGTTGATGCGCGGAGCCGCGAGTCGATTGAGGCTGTAGACGAGCAGACGGCGGTCAAACACGGCGTTCTCGAATCCGCCGGTCATCTCGATTGCGTCCCAGGGGCAGGCCAGCACGCAGGCGTTGCAAAACATGCACGAGTCCAGCCGCCAGACGAATCGGTCGATCTCGCGATCATCCAGGATTTCCCCGTGGCGCGTAAGAATTCGGATGGAAGCGTTGGGACAGGCCTCTTCGCATTTCGAGCAACCGGTGCAGTTGTGGTACCAGCGGGTGTCGTCTTCATCCCGGATCCAGTTCTCCGCCACCTCGGGGTGGGTCTGGGTCTCCTGGGCAATCTGTTCGAGCAACGCGCTGTGGGTCTGGTGGGCCACTTCATTTGGAAACTTGAACCGCAAATTCCCCCGAAAGCGTTCGGTAATCTTCAATGAATCGCGATTCTCGGGATATTCGCGCGTGACCACTTCCACCGGCGACCAGAAGTAGGTGAGGGTCAGCCACATGCCCTGCAGCAGGCCCTGCATTCCCAGCAGGGCCACCTGGAAGCGGGTCGGCGGGCGGAGTCGCTGGACGACCGACACGCTTACCGTCTTGCCGGCGATTGGCCGTTCCTCGTTCACGATCTGTGTGGCTTGGATCATTCCCATATGAAGCGCGGGCCTTTCATTGCGGGAGTTCCAGCGGAAAGGGATAAGCGTTAATCAGCACAATGATGGAAGCCAGCAGCAGATTCGCAAATCCGATGGGCAGAAGGATTTTCCATTCCAGGTGCATGAGCTGATCCACGCGGAGGCGCGGGAAAGTCCAGCGAAACCACATGATGATGAAGATAACGGCGGAAGTCTTCGCGCCAAACCAGATGATCGGCGGAATCAGGTCCATCTGGCTGTTGAGTGCGGCCCAGTCGCCAATGTGAAAGGGCATCCATCCGCCCAGGAAGAGCGTCGCGGTCAGCGCCGAGACCGTGAACATGTTGATAAACTCGGCCAGGAAGAAGAATGCGAAGCGCAGCCCGGAGTACTCGGTGTGAAAGCCCGCCGTGAGCTCAGACTCGCCCTCGGGAATATCGAAGGGCGTGCGGTTGAGTTCGGCTGTCGAAGCGATCAGATACAGCATGAAGGCGCAGAAGCCCGCCGCGTGTCCGCGCCAGATCCACCAGCCATCCTGCTGGCTCTGCACGATGCCCGAGAGGGACATGGTGCCGGAGAACAGCACCACCACGAGGAGGGCCAGGGTGGCCGACAATTCATACGAGATAATCTGTGCGCCGGCGCGCATGGCGCCGATCATGGACCACTTGTTGTTGGAGGCCCAGCCGGCAATGAGAATGCCCATGACGCCGAAGCCGCCGATGGCGGTAACAAAAAGGATTCCGATGTTGAGATCGGCCACCTGCATCGAAGGCGAGTAGGGCAGGAGCGCCAGCAGGACCACCGGGACGAGCAGGGCCAGGAAAGGTGCGAGCATGTGCAGAAACTTATCCGCCATCTCGGGCACGAAGTCTTCCTTGAACACCAGCTTCAGCGTGTCCGCCAGGGTTTGCAGCAGGCCAAACGGCCCTACGCGCGTCGGCCCGAGGCGGCACTGGAAGCGCGCGGCGACCTTTCGCTCAACGTAGATCAGCACCATGCCCAGCAGCGAAAGCACGGCCACCACACCGATCATGGAGCCGATGAGGTACGCCGCGGTTACCCACAGGTTCTCCGTGGCCGCCGCCGCCGCGCGTTGGGCGATGGTGTTCGGCTCCCAGGTCCGGGCCACCGTCGCGGCCATCACAAGTTGCGGTTCCATGGCGCTCATCGGTCAATATCCGGTATCACGAGGTCGAGGCTCGATTGAATTGCAATGAAATCCGCGATGCGCCAGCCCGCCGCGATCCGGGTCACCACCCACATATTATTGAAGCTGGGCGAGCGGAAGTGCAGGCGCCTCGGGTGGGGGCGCTTGCCGTCGGAATCGATGAATACCCCGAAGGCGCCTCGGGCCGTCTCCGTCTGGCCGTAGTGCAGCCCCTCGGGCAGAATCAGTTCCTCGTTGTAGCGAAGCGTGGCGTAGTCGCCCTCCGGGACGTTGTCGATCAGTTGTTCAATGATCCGGAGCGACTCCCGCATTTCGTGGAGCCGCACATAGTAGCGGTCCCAACTATCCCCCACCGCGCCGACCACCACGTTGAAATTCACCTGATCGTATACGCCGTAGGCCTCCGTCGCGCGGAGGTCCAGGGGAACGCCGCTCGCCCGGAGGATGGGACCCGTGCAACCCAGCGCCAGCGCCTCGGCGCCGTCCATGACACCGATATTGCGCAGCCGCTCCTGAAAGATGGTGTTGCCGCTGAGCAGGGTCTCGTACTGGGCGATGCATCCGTGCAGGTAGGGAATGAGCTTCTTGACCTTCGCCGCAAAATCGGGCTGGATGTCGTACATGAGCCCCCCGGGCTGGATGTAGTTCATCGTCAGCCGCGCGCCGATGGTCTCTTCGAAGATCTCGCCGATGATTTCACGCTCGCGAAAACCATAGAGGAAGGCCGTGTAGGCCCCGAGGTCCATGCCGGTGACGCCCCACCAGAGTGCGTGGCTCTGAAGGCGCTGCAACTCGGACATGATCGTCCTGATCGTCTCGATCCGCGCATTCGTCTCGATACCGAGGGCCTTCTCCACCGTCTTCGCCACGGCCCAGTTGTTCATGATCGCGGAGAGATAGTCCAGTCGGTCCGTGTAGGGAATAATCTGGCGGTAGGTCAGGTGTTCGCACATCTTTTCCACGCCGCGGTGGACGTAGCCGGGCACGGGAATAACAAACTTCACATTCTCGCCGTCCAACCGGAGCACAACGCGCAGGGACCCGTGGGCAATGGGGTGCTGGGGCCCCATGTTGACCAGGTATTCCTGGGTCGTCAACTCGCTGTCCGCCTGGGGCGACGCGTGAAGGTGTTCCTCAAGGGTGCGAATCTGGACGCTCATTTCGGAAGCTCCAGCATGTGCTCGTCCTGGTAGTCCTTGCGAAGCGGAAAGCCGACCCAGTCGTCTTCAAGAAACATGCGGCGCAGGTCGGGATGTTCGTCATAGAGCACGCCCATCAGATCATAGACCTCCCGCTCCTGCCACTCCGCGATGGGCCAGAGCCCGCAGACGGAAGGGACCACGGGATTGTCCCGATCAACTCGGGTCGTCACGAAGAGCGAGTGACCGTGTTCACTGGCGTACAGGAGGTATACCAGCTCGAAGCATTTTTCGTCCGGAAGATCGATGGCCGTGTGGGTCACCAGAAAATCAAAGCGCAGGGCGGGATCGTCGCGAAGCACCGCCATCAGCGCCAGCAGTTCGTCGGCGGCGATGGACAGGGCGGCGCGGTCCGCATGGGCCCGATGCCGGACCGTGGGACAGATCGACTCGATCAGCGCGAGGAGCTTTTCTGGATCCATTCCCTCACCTTCCGCGCCCAGGGCTTCTCGTCCGCCGCCTTCGCCACGTCCACAACATTGTCTTCTATCAACGCCGAGCAGATCTCGCGGCGTATATCGTGCATGGAAACGTCTTCGGGGAGGGCCGCCATCACCGGTTTCCGTCGAATTCCGGGTTCGCGAATCGTCTCGCCTTCGCGAATCATCTTCTGGAGCGTCATCAACCCCCAGAAGAAGGCCTCCGGGCGCGGCGGGCAACCGGGCACGTAAACATCGACCGGGACAATTTCATCCGCGCCGCGCACGATGGTATAGGAGTTGTACATGAAGGGACCGCCGGAGATGGCGCAGGAGCCGGTGGCGATAACGTAGCGCGGCTCGGCCATCTGCTCATAGAGCAGGCGCATGCGCGGGGCCATTTTCTTCACGATCGCGCCGGCGATCACCATCAGGTCCGCCTGGCGGACCGAGGCCCGGGCCACTTCCGCGCCGAAGCGGGCCAGATCATGGTGCGCCGCGCCGGTCGCCATCAGCATCTCGATGGCGCAGCACTTCGTGCCAAACATGAGCGGCCAGAGGCTGTTGGAGCGGGCCAGATTGATGGCCTGATCCAGTTGGGTGACCGCCACGGATCCGCCGGGAAAGCGCTCCACGATGCCGGGCAGCTTTTCGAGTGCTACACCCATTCCAGAACGCCTTTCCGCCACGCATAGACCAGCCCCAGAATCAGGACGAGTACGAAAATGCCCATCTCAATCAACCCGGCCAGACCAACGGCGCGAAACACGACCGCCCAGGGGTACATGAGCGAGGCTTCCACGTCGAATACCAGAAACAGGAGGCCAAAGAGGTAGTAGCCCACGTTGAACTGGATCCAGGCATCGCCGATGGGCTGTTCACCGCATTCGTAGGGCATATCCTTTAGTCCACCGGGACGGCGCGGCGCCACGAGGTAGGACAGGATCAGTCCGCCGGCCACCATGGCGGCGGCCAGAACGATCATCGCGAGAACAAATAGATATTCCACGGTCACTCCTGTAGCCACGTTCCAAGGCCCGTTAAGCTTGCCTGATGTCTGCCCGGAAACGCCTGCGGGCGACACGGACTCGTGCGCCCTGGGCAGGCATATCAATCACTACGAAACTGCTCAATTCTCTCTTGATAGAGCAATCGGTGTGCCAAAGGCGCAATCACGGGCGCGCGGCGAAGAAATATGACGGGCTGCGGAGGGGCAATTCACCCATCCCAGCTTGAACAGGCTTGTAGCGCGGGTGTGGCGGGACACGTCCGAAGGGGTTTCGGCGCCCTTCGACTGTGCAAGTGCGCAGCCCGAGCAGGACACTTCTCGATGGGCGCAGTACAGTATCGCTCAGTGCTGCGCAACCCTGCGCTGCGCAATGAACACCCCGGCCTGCGGGCTGACCGGAAGTCACCAGCCGGGCGAGCATCGTCTGGGAAAGCCCTCCCTGAATGGCGAAACCTGCCGCTGTCGCCAGGGCAGGTTTCGTTTGTACAGGGCCTGCGGCCGAGTGGGCACTCGGAAGGCTTATAACTTGATGATTATATTTCTGTCGTAGAAGTAGCGCGCGGTTCCGTAAATCACCCCGTAGAAAATGGCCCACCCCAGGAAAATGTACCACCAGGGTGCGCTGCTGTTGATAAATCGGGAGCCACTCTCGCAGATGCACCACTGGAGGACATAGATGGCCAACGGGTTGATCCCGAGCACGGTCAGGTTGGGGATCTCCCAGCCCCAGACATCGCAGATGTAGTAAAAGAGGAGCAGGTTCAGAAAGCACAGGCCCGTGGACCAGACGGAATACGAGGCGGAGACCCAGTTCTTGGCGAAGGGCCAGGCTTCTTTGATGCCGACCCATTCCGATTGGAGCACGAGCCCGACGAGGGCAAGTCCGAAGCCCCACGCGAGGAGGTTGAAGGTTATTTTCCGCCGATCGCGCGTTGCCAGAATGTCGTACGCGAGCGTACCGCCAATCATCATGAGCGCCCAGCTCCAGTGACCCAGCGGACCGCCGTTGATGGGCACATCCAGCAGCGTGGGGCCGAAGGGGATGAGTTTCCAGATCAGGGGCATGGTATCGCCCGTGTATTTCATCGTGCGATGGACGATCTCGCCGTAGCTCGTATAAATGCAAACAAGCTGATAGAGCGAAACCATGCCGACGCCAAAGGCGAAGCGCTGCCAGGGCTTTCTGTCCACCACCCAGAGCACCAGCATGCCCGCCAGGCCGATATTGAGGAGGGCGTCCCACAGGTAACCCGTGTAGATGGTGAATCCGAGCATGATGATCATGCCGTAGCGCTTGACCAGCCCCATCCGCGCGGCGTGCACATCCCCCTTCGCCATCCGCCTCGTCATGGATAGACGCATGCCCATGCCGACGACAAACATGAAAACGGGCGCAATCAGGTCGGCAAATGTAAAGCCCGCCCCGTGGGGGTGGTGGAGCTGGTGCCACACGTGGGCGAGAACCCACACCAGGCCGGTGCTGGTCTGGGGCTCGAGAAGGTTCGCTTCAAAGTTGCCGAAGTAATCGACCAGCAGCATGCCGAAAATGGCATATCCTCGGTACTGGTCCATGGAAAGAATGCGGGGAGCGGGTTTGGCGGCGGCGCCTGGGGCTGGCATGATACACCTCGTTAAAATAGAGAAACTGCGGACAGGACGTGCGCGCTGAATGCGCTCACGA
Encoded here:
- a CDS encoding NADH-quinone oxidoreductase subunit M, encoding MGLLSWLIAVPFLTMVAVLFVPDRHWRAIRWISLAGTGLGLVLTAVVTWRYWVESRADVEGFRTATQTTLYLVERFTWFEPLGIQYYLGIDGISVSMVILTALIIFCGVLASWNVETRTKEFFALLLLLVAGVFGVFLTYDLFLFFMFYELAVLPMYLLIGIWGTGPKEYAAMKLTIMLLAGSAFVLVGMLALFHESGLHTFDLQRLATVDYSDRFQWWFFPMIFVGFGVLGALFPFHTWSPDGHSSAPTAVSMLHAGVLMKLGGYGALRIAVYLLPEGAKDWGLFFMGLTTINILYGSFGAVMQKDLKYFTAYSSVSHCGFVLFGVATLNLMGFKGAVLQMFSHGIMTGLFFGLIGMVYGRTHTRVIPDMGGLAKVMPWLATCFYIAGLASLGLPGLAGFVAETHVFLGGFFGNPWSSTIATRVLTVITTLSIVVTAVYVLRGLAMAFQGPIKDPHFEELTDATITEKFATGILVATLLVAGLFPWLMIDLIEPSLYPFINRLQDVASAGLMGGS
- the nuoL gene encoding NADH-quinone oxidoreductase subunit L, translated to MIQHAWLIPAFPLVSFALNGLFISPISKRAAGVVATLSILASALCAYTLGYQYFTAYPAGHEHPILVPWSFAWLSYMPGLTVNVGVLVDPISVMLMCVVTTVSFLVHTYSNAYMHGEYGFGRYFTYLNLFTFSMLGLVVSPNIIQMYVCWELVGVSSFLLIGYYYNKPSAVSASKKAFIVTRFADLGFLIGVILLSYFGFQIYPEWSVDADAVANGLANVQPVDFAYLNHPLFLEKFSGLGLTFIGMNLLSLAMILVYMGAAGKSAMFPLHIWLPDAMEGPTPVSALIHAATMVVAGVYLVARLFPAFAFSGTALLVVACVGAFTSLFAAVIGMTQDDIKRVLAFSTLSQLGYMMLALGVSSSEHTLGYTASMFHLFTHAFFKALLFLGAGSVIHAVHTNSIWEMGGLAKKMPITHITFLIATLAISGIWPFAGFFSKDEILASALAGGHYVIFGVAMLVAGLTAFYMFRIYFVTFWGKGRGDGAGHAHEAPALMWMPMAFLAVLSSVTGFIPMGEYVSLGAHEAHHGINLAIAVPATVAALLGISVAAFLYLGDGARARAAANGLGVVYRTVKQKFYFDELYLFVTHRIIFRNIARPIAWFDKRVVDGGVDASGWLTRQGGWLLSRTQTGQVQTYGLWFTGGVAFLMLMLWCALA
- the nuoK gene encoding NADH-quinone oxidoreductase subunit NuoK yields the protein MTELLAGYAPGLREWLTLSAILYAIGLYGLLTRRNAIAILMSVEIMLNSAAMNFVAFNRHVAPEQVDGHIMAIFVIVMAAAEVVVGMAIVVALYRMRATVDVNQMNMMKG
- a CDS encoding NADH-quinone oxidoreductase subunit J, which gives rise to MIAEATYTVVFYGLSIAVIALAVAVVSARQLLRAALALMGMLALSAGYYVMLAAEFLAGVQILVYVGGIVVLIVFAIMLTRSSELREDQPGPRTKLMGAVFSIAFMLMSGAALRATDFATSTHGVRPAEEIRMIGLGLLDRSGAGYLLPFEVISLLLLVAVIGGTVIARKTPPRNQPFTTGGDQIGETISEQVRQQDDDSNGEYGR
- a CDS encoding 4Fe-4S binding protein, encoding MGMIQATQIVNEERPIAGKTVSVSVVQRLRPPTRFQVALLGMQGLLQGMWLTLTYFWSPVEVVTREYPENRDSLKITERFRGNLRFKFPNEVAHQTHSALLEQIAQETQTHPEVAENWIRDEDDTRWYHNCTGCSKCEEACPNASIRILTRHGEILDDREIDRFVWRLDSCMFCNACVLACPWDAIEMTGGFENAVFDRRLLVYSLNRLAAPRINLIQDEQDPAVRARMIDWRSRYGGPIPLGGTGLPNLPAIGAPKVQECPVSHAGSTAVAP
- the nuoH gene encoding NADH-quinone oxidoreductase subunit NuoH, with the protein product MAATVARTWEPNTIAQRAAAAATENLWVTAAYLIGSMIGVVAVLSLLGMVLIYVERKVAARFQCRLGPTRVGPFGLLQTLADTLKLVFKEDFVPEMADKFLHMLAPFLALLVPVVLLALLPYSPSMQVADLNIGILFVTAIGGFGVMGILIAGWASNNKWSMIGAMRAGAQIISYELSATLALLVVVLFSGTMSLSGIVQSQQDGWWIWRGHAAGFCAFMLYLIASTAELNRTPFDIPEGESELTAGFHTEYSGLRFAFFFLAEFINMFTVSALTATLFLGGWMPFHIGDWAALNSQMDLIPPIIWFGAKTSAVIFIIMWFRWTFPRLRVDQLMHLEWKILLPIGFANLLLASIIVLINAYPFPLELPQ
- a CDS encoding NADH-quinone oxidoreductase subunit D, which codes for MSVQIRTLEEHLHASPQADSELTTQEYLVNMGPQHPIAHGSLRVVLRLDGENVKFVIPVPGYVHRGVEKMCEHLTYRQIIPYTDRLDYLSAIMNNWAVAKTVEKALGIETNARIETIRTIMSELQRLQSHALWWGVTGMDLGAYTAFLYGFREREIIGEIFEETIGARLTMNYIQPGGLMYDIQPDFAAKVKKLIPYLHGCIAQYETLLSGNTIFQERLRNIGVMDGAEALALGCTGPILRASGVPLDLRATEAYGVYDQVNFNVVVGAVGDSWDRYYVRLHEMRESLRIIEQLIDNVPEGDYATLRYNEELILPEGLHYGQTETARGAFGVFIDSDGKRPHPRRLHFRSPSFNNMWVVTRIAAGWRIADFIAIQSSLDLVIPDIDR
- a CDS encoding NADH-quinone oxidoreductase subunit C, which translates into the protein MDPEKLLALIESICPTVRHRAHADRAALSIAADELLALMAVLRDDPALRFDFLVTHTAIDLPDEKCFELVYLLYASEHGHSLFVTTRVDRDNPVVPSVCGLWPIAEWQEREVYDLMGVLYDEHPDLRRMFLEDDWVGFPLRKDYQDEHMLELPK
- the nuoB gene encoding NADH-quinone oxidoreductase subunit NuoB, translating into MGVALEKLPGIVERFPGGSVAVTQLDQAINLARSNSLWPLMFGTKCCAIEMLMATGAAHHDLARFGAEVARASVRQADLMVIAGAIVKKMAPRMRLLYEQMAEPRYVIATGSCAISGGPFMYNSYTIVRGADEIVPVDVYVPGCPPRPEAFFWGLMTLQKMIREGETIREPGIRRKPVMAALPEDVSMHDIRREICSALIEDNVVDVAKAADEKPWARKVREWIQKSSSR
- a CDS encoding NADH-quinone oxidoreductase subunit A, which translates into the protein MIVLAAAMVAGGLILSYLVAPRRPGGLKDMPYECGEQPIGDAWIQFNVGYYLFGLLFLVFDVEASLMYPWAVVFRAVGLAGLIEMGIFVLVLILGLVYAWRKGVLEWV